Part of the Geodermatophilus obscurus DSM 43160 genome is shown below.
CCACCGGCCAGACCACCTCCCGGTTCGCGCGCTCCCACTCCTCGCGCGACTCCCACACCTCGGTCACCTGGAACCCGTCCGCGGTCGGTCGGGCCAGGTGGAGCAGCAGGCCGTCGACGGCCGTGCCGGTCCGCTCGAGCACCGCCGCGTGCACCGCGTCGTAGGTCTCCACGGGTGCGGACACGTCGGTCACCACGCCCAGGGTCATGTCGTCCTCCTCGAGTCCTCCCGGCGGCCGTCCGCCGCCGGGAGCCGTCGCACACCCTCGCCGGAGAGCCGGTGCACCGTGGCGGCGCGGCCGGTGACCAGGAGCAGGAGGTCGCCGGTCGTGCCCTCGACCGGTGCCCCCTCTCCCAGCACGAGGTCGCCGTCGGTGGCCCGCAGTCGCAGGCCGGCCAGCCGCTTCCGCGCCCGGAACGGGAAGCCCATGTCCCAGACCCGCTGCGCCGCCGCAGTCGCGGGGGCCGGGGGGACCGGCCGCTCCCGGCCCAGCGGGACGGCGATGTCCTGCCCGTGCACGAGGACGTCGATGAGCGGCTCCGTCGGCGTGACGAAGGGGGCCGTGCGCCGCGAGCCGACCATCGCCCGCAGCCGCCGCGCGCACTCGCCGGGCGGCAGGGGGGCGGCGCGCAGTGCGCTGTCGCGGATCATCCGGTCGAAGCCGCCGCCCGCGCGCACGGCGCCGACCAGCGCGGCGCCGAGCCCCATGTGCGCCTGGGTGAGGTGGACGGCGACGTCACCCACCCGCCAGGCTTCGCAGAGCGAGGCCGTCCGCCACTCCGTCGGGGAGAGGTCCTCGAGGAGGTCGGCGAGGCTGCTGCGCTCCGCATCGATGGTCCGCCACACGTCGTCGAGGTCCATGACACCTCCACACAGTTGGTACGATGCTCTGACCATTTGGTCAGACAACCTGACCATCGTCAAGGGGGGACATGGCCGAGACAGCAGACGAGCGGCAGAACCTCGGGCTGCTCTGCTTCTACCCCCACCGCGCCCTGGAGGCCCGTCTCCTCGCGGAGCTGGCCGCGGTCGGGTTCGACAACATCACCCCGGCCCAGGGTCGCATCGCCGCCCGGATCGCCCCGGGCGGCACCCGGCTGACCGCACTCGCCGAGCAGGCGCTCGTCACCAAGCAGACGGCCGGTCACCTCGTCGACCAACTGGAGCGGGCCGGTTACGTCCGTCGCGTGCCCGACCCCACCGACGCGCGGGCGAGGCTCGTGCAGATGGCCGATCGCGGCCTGGAGGTCGTCGCGGTGGCCCGCCGGGTCGAGGCCGAGGTGGAAGCCGAGTGGACGGCGCACCTGGGGGAGGAGGCCGCCGCCCAGCTGCGCGTGGCCCTCGAGCGGCTGCGGGAGATCACCGACCCCTACCGCTGAGCCTCAGCGCGCGGCGCAGGCCGCGCAGGTGCCGCCGCCCTGGCCAGGTTGGCCTGGCCAACCTGGCCGTAAAGCCTTACGGTGGGGACATGACGCACATCAACGTGCAGGAGGCCAAGACGCGGCTGTCCCAGCTGCTCGCGGCCGCCGAGCGTGGCGAGGAGGTCGTCATCGCACGGGGCGGCAGGCCGGTGGTGCGTCTCGTGCCGGTCGACGAGCCCGCGCCCCGCCCCGTCGGCTTCGTGGCGGGTTCCGTCCCCGAGGCCTTCGCCGAGCCGCTGCCGGACGACGAACTGGCCCGGTGGGAATGACCTCGCTCCTGCTCGACACCCACGTCCTGCTGTGGGTCCTGCTGGCTCCGGACCGCCTCCCCGCAGAGACCCTCGCGACCATACGGGCGCCGGGGACCACCGTGTACGTCTCCGCGGCCAGTGCCTGGGAGATCGCCACGAAGCACAGACTGGGCAAGCTCGAGGGCGCGGCCGCCG
Proteins encoded:
- a CDS encoding maleylpyruvate isomerase family mycothiol-dependent enzyme; protein product: MDLDDVWRTIDAERSSLADLLEDLSPTEWRTASLCEAWRVGDVAVHLTQAHMGLGAALVGAVRAGGGFDRMIRDSALRAAPLPPGECARRLRAMVGSRRTAPFVTPTEPLIDVLVHGQDIAVPLGRERPVPPAPATAAAQRVWDMGFPFRARKRLAGLRLRATDGDLVLGEGAPVEGTTGDLLLLVTGRAATVHRLSGEGVRRLPAADGRREDSRRTT
- a CDS encoding MarR family winged helix-turn-helix transcriptional regulator, coding for MAETADERQNLGLLCFYPHRALEARLLAELAAVGFDNITPAQGRIAARIAPGGTRLTALAEQALVTKQTAGHLVDQLERAGYVRRVPDPTDARARLVQMADRGLEVVAVARRVEAEVEAEWTAHLGEEAAAQLRVALERLREITDPYR
- a CDS encoding type II toxin-antitoxin system Phd/YefM family antitoxin codes for the protein MTHINVQEAKTRLSQLLAAAERGEEVVIARGGRPVVRLVPVDEPAPRPVGFVAGSVPEAFAEPLPDDELARWE